The Schistocerca americana isolate TAMUIC-IGC-003095 unplaced genomic scaffold, iqSchAmer2.1 HiC_scaffold_392, whole genome shotgun sequence genome contains the following window.
GTTGTCCACTAGGACGACAAGGAACAACGGCATCTTTTTGTGCGTACGCGGCGATGTCATTAATTCTACCGTGCGCGCGGAAAAACCCGACTCCGCGAGTTCTTGTTTAAGGTGAGTAGGGTCCATCTTGATTGGCAGGTGACGTATAACCACCTTTAGTAgcttcagggactcggtgttgtgggtATAGCAATGAAGTCCCTGATCCCTAACGAGGTCCATGAGCTTTTTGTGCTCGTCTATGGATGCTGGGAGGATCTTGTAGACGTTGTTCGCTTGGACTTTGAATGACTTTACTTCCGCCACATCTTTAATCATGCGGCGGAGGTCCATGAACTCGTCGTCCCACGTCACGACTACTGGAGGGGGGCGTGTGTGTTTACGTGCTGGGGCGGCGGGTTCCGCTTCCATGACAACTTCGGTTGCCTCTGCGAACCGATTTGATGTGGCTGGCGGTGGGGCGAGCACCTTCTCCAGCCTTTTGGGCTTGGCAGTGTGCCGCCGGTTTGGTACGGTAAAACCGTCTTCCTCGGCAGCAGGGGGCGCTGTGGGGGCGTCTGCAGCAGCAGCCTTCTTTTTTGTTTGGCGCCCTTCAGGCGCGGTTGCTGCGGTTTGTTCCTCAGAGTCAGAGGTGGCTGGTCGTTTCCGTGATGCCTGTTGCACATCCATCGGCATTTCTGCCGATAAAAGTGTCCCCAGGTTGGCTTCAGGAATTTCTAGTAGAACTGGCGTTGTTGGGTGCCGTGCTGGGTTTGGGTGGTCGCTGTCAGTCAGTCCCTGCACGGCGAGGACTGGCGCACTAGCGGCTTCTTCACTAGGATTGTCCGTTGGGGCGATCAGCAGCGCACTGGCTTCTTGAGTAGCCAAGACTGGTGACGCAACACCATTCGGGGCCGCCTCCGCCGGAGCAGCAACATCTTGAGTTGCTACACCCAGCAGGGCTCCCGGCGGAACAATCGCCTCTTCTATGGCCGAGCGCGGCAGTTCACTCAGCGGAAAGGAAGACTCTGTTTGCGGCTGTTGTGCCAGGGCGGCGGCTAAGTCGTGGCGCACGAAATGTTCGTACGCCTTTGCCGCGGCCTCTTTTTCTGCTGGTGTATTTGGCTTTGCTATGCGGTTCATAATCACATACAGCTCAACggcagagatggggcggtagcctgAGGGGGCGCAGGAAGCGCCGACCGTGGACGCGGTATCGCTGTAGGCGGGTGGTGTGGCGGATGTtgccgccgacagagtgcgatcTGTCGGAACAACATCCTCTATGGCGGTTAGGGAGCTATTATTCGGGTCCATGGGGCACCTGTAATTGAGAAAGAAAAGATGTAGATATCTAACTCTAGTGATCGCggactggtcccacgtgaagggggtcctGGATCACAGCGTGCCCTAACGTTCCCTAGGCGTGACGCaaatcgattcctgaatcgatttTTGCCACAGCCAGTTGCAGATAACACGACAATTTTGCCGCTAACCAACCCGCGCGCGAGTAGTCAGCAGGAGAGACAAGCTTTTGCTTTTGCCACGCGGACGCCGTTGACCAACGCACCTTAACAAAGGCGCGCAGACAAAGACGCGCGAGAACAATAGCGCGAGCGAGACAATAACAGCTGCGGTGAGCCAGAGCGTCCTCTCGCTACGGCGGCTCAGCGCGGTCTCTC
Protein-coding sequences here:
- the LOC124582047 gene encoding testis-specific gene A8 protein-like, translating into MDPNNSSLTAIEDVVPTDRTLSAATSATPPAYSDTASTVGASCAPSGYRPISAVELYVIMNRIAKPNTPAEKEAAAKAYEHFVRHDLAAALAQQPQTESSFPLSELPRSAIEEAIVPPGALLGVATQDVAAPAEAAPNGVASPVLATQEASALLIAPTDNPSEEAASAPVLAVQGLTDSDHPNPARHPTTPVLLEIPEANLGTLLSAEMPMDVQQASRKRPATSDSEEQTAATAPEGRQTKKKAAAADAPTAPPAAEEDGFTVPNRRHTAKPKRLEKVLAPPPATSNRFAEATEVVMEAEPAAPARKHTRPPPVVVTWDDEFMDLRRMIKDVAE